TCCATTATACCGGATATCTGCCATGTGCGGGGAGCCTATTTCGCTTCGTACCAGTTGCTGCCATAACTTACCTCTGCCTTCAGCGGAACAGACAGCTGCAGCGCTCCGGCCATCACCTCGGGCAGCAGCTGCTTCATCTGCTCCAGCTCCTCCTCCGGCACCTCGAACACTAACTCATCGTGTACCTGGAGCAGCATCCGGCTCTTCAGGCCGCGCTCATGCAGCGCCCTATCCATATGAACCATGGCCAGCTTGATAATATCCGCAGCGGTTCCCTGAATTGGCGTATTCATCGCCGTACGTTCTGCGAAGGACCGCAGATTGAAGTTCTTCGCATTGATATCCGGCAGATAACGGCGGCGCTCCAGCAGCGTAGTTACATACCCCTGTTTACGGGCCTCGACTACGATGTCATCCATGTAACGGCGCACACCTTGGAATACCTCGAAATACTGCTCAATGAACCGGGCCGCTTCCTTACGCGGAATGTTCAAGTTCTGCGACAGGCCATAATCGCTGATGCCGTACACAATCCCGAAGTTAACCGCTTTGGCGGACCGGCGCATATTACTGTCCACACTCTCCGCAGGAACGCCGAATACGTCCATCGCAGTCTTGGTATGAATATCCATATCCTCGACAAAAGCTTCCTTCATCCGCTCATCACCCGAGATATGCGCCAGCACACGCAGCTCGATCTGCGAGTAATCCGCCGCCAGAATCGACCAGCCCGGCTCGGAGGGCACGAATACCTTACGGAGCTTGCGGCCCTCTTCGAGCCGGATCGGAATATTCTGCAGGTTCGGGAACTGGCTGCTGAGCCGGCCCGTAGCAGCAATCGTTTGCCGGTAGAAGGTATGCACCTTGCCTGTCTCCGGCGAAATTTCCTTCATTAAACCTTCGACATACGTAGATTGCAGCTTGGCCAGGGTGCGGTATTGCAGAATCAGGCGCACGGCGTCATGATAAGGCGCAAGCTTTTCCAGTACCTCGGCATCGGTCGAATATCCGGTCTTCGTCTTCTTCACAACCGGCAGACCGAGCTTCACGAACAGAACCTCGCCCAGCTGCTTCGGAGAATTCAGATTGAATTCGGTTCCGCAGGCGGCGTAGATTTCAGTGACCAGCCGGGAGATCTGGGCTTCGAATTCCTTACCGAGCTGAATGAGATCGTCCTTATTCACAGCGATGCCCTGCTTCTCCATATCGGCGAGAATCCGTGACAGCGGCATCTCCAGGTCCTGGAACAGACCGGTCATGTCCGTCTTGTCCAGCTCCTCCTGCTGCTTCTGCACAATGCCAAGCACAGTCGCACTTTTGCGGGCGACATGCTCACCGAGAATCGCAAGCTCAGGAATTCTATATTTGGCCCCTTTGCCGAAAACATCCTCATCCGGCGACAAGCGGGGCAGGCCGTATTTCGTGGTCAGGTCATTCAGATTCTGGCTCGCTTCAGTCGGGTCCAGCAGGTAAGCGGCCAGCTGAACATCATTAGCGGCTCCGGCAAAAGCAATCCCCTGCCAATGCAGCGCCAGATCGGCACGGTGCAGATCATACCCGCTCTTCGGCGCCTGCTCGTCACCGAGCCAGTCCCGCAGGGGGGCTGCCGAGGGACTCTTCAGCAGGGCAAAAGGCACAAAGTAATGCTGCTCCGGCGAAGACAGCCCGAGGCCGATCACTTCGGCACGGTGCGGGTTCTCCCCGTTAGATTCCACATGCAGAGCGGAGATGCCCGGCAGTGCCTGTACCAGCTTCTCTATTCCGGCTTCATCAACGATTGTAATCGTAAGCTCTGCCGCTTCCACCGCAGCGGGGCCGGACAGGCTGCCGTCTGCCGCATGGGAATAGGCGCTGAGCGACAGGCGCTCCAGCAGGGACTTGAACTCCAGCTTCGCCAGGGCAGGGCCCGCCGTATCGGCAACAATACCGCTGAACACCATATCCTCCCAGGTATGTTCAAGCGGAACCTCACGGTAGATCGTCGCTAATTTTTTGCTCATGATGGCGCTGTCCGCATGCTCTTCCAGCTTCTCCTTCATCTTCCCCTTCAGCTCACCGGTTCCGGCCAGCACGCCCTCCACCGATCCGAACTGCTGGAGCAGCTTAAGCGCTGTCTTCTCCCCGACTCCCGGCACCCCGGGAATATTGTCGCTGGCATCGCCCATCAGCCCCTTCAGATCAATGATCTGCTCAGGGGTGAGATCATATTTATCGCGGATCTGCTTAGGCCCGTACAGCTCCACATCCGTAACTCCCTTACGCACCAGTGCGATGGTGGTATGCTCGGAAGCCAGCTGCAGCATATCCTTATCCCCCGACACAATCATCACCTGACGGCCGGCGGCATCCGCTTCCCTGGAGATGGTGCCGATAATATCGTCAGCCTCGTAGCCTGCAATCTCGAACTGCGGAACTCCCAGACCCTTCAGCAGCTCCTTGAGCAGCGGGAACTGCTCGGACAGCTCCGGCGGGGTCTTCTGGCGTCCGCCCTTATAATCTTCATAGCCTTCATGCCGGAAAGTAATCTTTCCCGCGTCGAAGGCCACAATCATATGTGACGGTTTATGCTCCTCCAGCAGACGGAGCAGCATCGTCGTGAAACCGTATACCGCATTCGTCTGCTGTCCCGCTGTATTCGTCAACGGCGGCATGGCGAAGAACGCCCGGTAAATGATATTATTTCCATCAATGAGTATCAGCTTGTCCACACTAGCACCTCGCCTTTTTCTTGCTTTCTCCTTACATAGTACCATATGCTCTGCACCAAGACGAAATGGCTCTGCCACGAATCGCCGCTTTATGCCAAAATAAAAAACAAGCCCCCGGAATGAAGGCTCGCCTCTGGCAGTCTATACTGTTATTGGTTCAAATCCGGACGTTTACCTGTAACCAGATACACTACACTCTCGCCAATATTCGTGGCATGGTCGGCAATCCGCTCAATGTAACGGCCAACCAATGTGAGCAGCATCGCCTGATTCACTGTTTCAGGCTTCTGAACCATATAAGTGTACAGTTCGTTAATCATCGCGCTGTATAGGCCATCGACCTGATCGTCATCCTGCGCCATTTTGTAGGCCAGATCCGTATTCTCGTCCAGATAAGACTGAATAGCCTCCGTGGTCATGATCGTAACCAGCTCAGCCATGCGCGGAATATCCACAAGCGGCTTAATCAGCTGCTGTCCCTGGATGCGCATCGTTACCTTGGCTACATCCAGTGCCAGATCACCCATACGCTCCAGATCGCTGGAGATTTTGAAGGCTACAATAATGCGGCGCAGATCCTTCGCCACCGGCTGCTGGGTGATGATCAGCCGCGAGCCGATCTCCATAATCCGGTCTTCCATGGCGTTCAGCCGCAGGTCCGCTTTGACAATCTCCTGCGCCCGTGCCGTATCAAGGGTCTGCAGGGCCAGTACCGCACCGTCGAGTGCATCCGTTACATGCTCGCCCATCTGCTGCAGCAGGGAGCGCAGTTCTTCCAGATCTTTATCGAATTCTTTTCTGCGAATCATATCGAAAGTGATCCTCCTCACAAACATTTGGTCATATCGGGTGAACAAGAGTGAACCTAAGACTTACCAATCAGCCAATCTTAGCCGAAGCGGCCGGAAATATAGTCTTCTGTGCGGGAATCCTTAGGGTTCGAGAACAGCAGCTCCGTGTCCGCAGCCTCCACAATAACACCGTTCAGGAAAAATACAGTGCGTCCCGATACCCGGGCGGCCTGATGCATATTATGCGTGACCATTACAATCGTATACTTATCCCGCAGCTCCTGGACCAGCTCCTCAATCTTGAGTGTGGACACCGGGTCTAGCGCTGAAGTCGCCTCATCCATCAGCAGAATATCCGGCTGTACGGCAAGGGCTCTGGCAATACAGAGACGCTGCTGCTGGCCACCGGACAGGCTTAAGGCAGACTTCTTGAGGAAATCCTTCACTTCCTCCCAGAGCGCAGACTGGCGCAGGCTTTGCTCTACAAGGACATCCAGCTCGGCCTTGCTCTTCACACCATGCAGGCGCGGGCCATAAGCCACGTTATCATAGATCGACTTGGGAAAAGGATTGGGCTGCTGGAACACCATCCCCACCTGCTTTCGCAGACTCTCCACTTCGATCTCGTCGCTGTAGATGTTTTTGCCGCCGATATTTACTTTACCTTCAATACGCGTTCCGGGAATCATGTCGTTCATACGGTTAAGGGTACGCAGCAGTGTGGATTTCCCGCAGCCGGAGGGTCCGATAAAAGCGGTCACCTGCTTCTCCGGAATCTGCAAATCCACGTTCTTCAGGGCATGGAATGACTCATAGTAGAGATCTAGCTTCTCTATGTCAATGATGGATTTCATTAGTTTCTGTTGTCTCCTTCTCATCATCTTCGTTCCCCATGATAAGCTTTCAGTGTAAATAGAGCTCCAGAGAATTGTTAACGCAGTGTAAAAATCCTTGTGTAGTAAGACAGGTGTCGGAGGAGAAGGTGCTTATCTTGTGAAAAGAACACCGCCATATTAGATGACAGGTGTTCTCTTCTTGTTGACGACCAGTTTGTAACCCACCCCGCGGATGGAATCGATATGCACGGATTCAGGGTCAAGCTCCAGCTTCTTGCGCAAGGAGCTGACATGCACATCAACGGTACGCTGGCCTCCGATATAGTCGAAGCCCCAGACCGCATTCATCAGATCATCCCGCGTCAGAACGACGCCCGGCTTGCGGGCCAGATACAGCAGCACTTCAAATTCCTTCGGCCGCAGATTGATGCTCTGTCCGCCCAGCGAGACTTCATAACGCTCGGGGTAGATCTCCAGCTGTCCGAGAATAATCGTCGATGCAGACACCGCCGTCTCGGGCGGAGCTTCTTCGGCAATGCCGGAGATCCGCCGCAGCACTGCGCTGACCCGGGCAAGCAGCTCGGATACGCCGAAGGGCTTCGTAATATAGTCATCCGCCCCGGACTTCAGCCCGCGGACGACATCCTCCTCCGCATTCTTGGCCGTCAGCACTATAACCGGTGTGCGGATGCCTTGTCCACGCAATTTATCCAGAATGTCAATGCCGTTCATGCCGGGCAGCATCAGATCCAGTACGATCAATTCAAAAGGTTCTCTAGTCGCACGGTCATATCCTGCCGTTCCATGATCCTCCACCGTCACCTCGTAGCCTTCCTGTGTCAGATTATAAGACAGCAGCCGGGCCAGTGTCGGTTCGTCTTCAATGACAAGCAATCGTTGTGCCATAGGTTCCCCCGTCTTTTCATAGGTTATTAATTTTACAAAACTGCACACATGCACATCATAGCACCACAATGTTAACTTAGTGTAAAATCATAAATTTATTCT
The sequence above is a segment of the Paenibacillus sp. FSL R7-0204 genome. Coding sequences within it:
- the polA gene encoding DNA polymerase I, with the protein product MDKLILIDGNNIIYRAFFAMPPLTNTAGQQTNAVYGFTTMLLRLLEEHKPSHMIVAFDAGKITFRHEGYEDYKGGRQKTPPELSEQFPLLKELLKGLGVPQFEIAGYEADDIIGTISREADAAGRQVMIVSGDKDMLQLASEHTTIALVRKGVTDVELYGPKQIRDKYDLTPEQIIDLKGLMGDASDNIPGVPGVGEKTALKLLQQFGSVEGVLAGTGELKGKMKEKLEEHADSAIMSKKLATIYREVPLEHTWEDMVFSGIVADTAGPALAKLEFKSLLERLSLSAYSHAADGSLSGPAAVEAAELTITIVDEAGIEKLVQALPGISALHVESNGENPHRAEVIGLGLSSPEQHYFVPFALLKSPSAAPLRDWLGDEQAPKSGYDLHRADLALHWQGIAFAGAANDVQLAAYLLDPTEASQNLNDLTTKYGLPRLSPDEDVFGKGAKYRIPELAILGEHVARKSATVLGIVQKQQEELDKTDMTGLFQDLEMPLSRILADMEKQGIAVNKDDLIQLGKEFEAQISRLVTEIYAACGTEFNLNSPKQLGEVLFVKLGLPVVKKTKTGYSTDAEVLEKLAPYHDAVRLILQYRTLAKLQSTYVEGLMKEISPETGKVHTFYRQTIAATGRLSSQFPNLQNIPIRLEEGRKLRKVFVPSEPGWSILAADYSQIELRVLAHISGDERMKEAFVEDMDIHTKTAMDVFGVPAESVDSNMRRSAKAVNFGIVYGISDYGLSQNLNIPRKEAARFIEQYFEVFQGVRRYMDDIVVEARKQGYVTTLLERRRYLPDINAKNFNLRSFAERTAMNTPIQGTAADIIKLAMVHMDRALHERGLKSRMLLQVHDELVFEVPEEELEQMKQLLPEVMAGALQLSVPLKAEVSYGSNWYEAK
- the phoU gene encoding phosphate signaling complex protein PhoU, whose translation is MIRRKEFDKDLEELRSLLQQMGEHVTDALDGAVLALQTLDTARAQEIVKADLRLNAMEDRIMEIGSRLIITQQPVAKDLRRIIVAFKISSDLERMGDLALDVAKVTMRIQGQQLIKPLVDIPRMAELVTIMTTEAIQSYLDENTDLAYKMAQDDDQVDGLYSAMINELYTYMVQKPETVNQAMLLTLVGRYIERIADHATNIGESVVYLVTGKRPDLNQ
- the pstB gene encoding phosphate ABC transporter ATP-binding protein PstB, whose product is MKSIIDIEKLDLYYESFHALKNVDLQIPEKQVTAFIGPSGCGKSTLLRTLNRMNDMIPGTRIEGKVNIGGKNIYSDEIEVESLRKQVGMVFQQPNPFPKSIYDNVAYGPRLHGVKSKAELDVLVEQSLRQSALWEEVKDFLKKSALSLSGGQQQRLCIARALAVQPDILLMDEATSALDPVSTLKIEELVQELRDKYTIVMVTHNMHQAARVSGRTVFFLNGVIVEAADTELLFSNPKDSRTEDYISGRFG
- a CDS encoding response regulator transcription factor, whose product is MAQRLLVIEDEPTLARLLSYNLTQEGYEVTVEDHGTAGYDRATREPFELIVLDLMLPGMNGIDILDKLRGQGIRTPVIVLTAKNAEEDVVRGLKSGADDYITKPFGVSELLARVSAVLRRISGIAEEAPPETAVSASTIILGQLEIYPERYEVSLGGQSINLRPKEFEVLLYLARKPGVVLTRDDLMNAVWGFDYIGGQRTVDVHVSSLRKKLELDPESVHIDSIRGVGYKLVVNKKRTPVI